From a region of the Odoribacter splanchnicus DSM 20712 genome:
- a CDS encoding DUF1573 domain-containing protein, which produces MKVLLSIVFLFASLATFSQAVINFSNRAHDFGTIKEVNGAVSYDFEFVNAGTAPILIKNVESSCGCTSPQWSRQPVLPGQKGFVKATFDPKDRPGFFDKTITVYSNAKPTVVELKIKGTVEGKARTVLDDYPYELASGLRLPLEHISLMKVHKGEVKSMSVGVFNNAGKSVAVSFTDLPAYIKMAIEPQPIPDKGKATIKAAYNTAMNGEYGLNKEQVTMVVEGKKYTLPVSVFIEEDFTNIDPATAPRIEADKRYHNFGHTPAAQVVSCTYQIKNTGQTPLTIHRIYSNDERVTVEMTRKELKPGEAAALKVNTKSGADAGKVTCLISVISNAPANPELTLRFYGNID; this is translated from the coding sequence ATGAAAGTGCTTTTATCGATTGTTTTTCTGTTTGCCTCTTTGGCAACTTTTTCGCAAGCAGTGATCAACTTCAGTAACCGGGCACATGATTTCGGGACGATTAAGGAAGTGAATGGAGCTGTTTCTTATGATTTTGAGTTTGTGAATGCCGGGACTGCTCCGATATTGATCAAAAATGTAGAATCTTCGTGTGGCTGTACTTCTCCGCAGTGGAGTAGACAACCGGTTTTACCCGGACAGAAAGGGTTTGTGAAGGCTACTTTCGATCCGAAAGACCGGCCGGGATTTTTCGATAAGACAATAACGGTATATTCGAATGCTAAACCGACCGTAGTGGAACTGAAGATTAAAGGTACAGTCGAGGGGAAAGCCCGGACAGTGCTCGATGATTATCCTTATGAGCTGGCTTCCGGTTTACGTTTGCCTTTGGAGCATATCTCTTTGATGAAAGTGCACAAAGGAGAGGTGAAAAGTATGTCTGTGGGAGTTTTCAACAATGCCGGTAAATCAGTTGCCGTTTCTTTTACGGACTTACCGGCTTATATTAAAATGGCTATCGAGCCTCAGCCTATTCCCGATAAAGGGAAAGCGACGATCAAGGCGGCCTATAATACGGCGATGAACGGTGAATATGGATTGAATAAAGAGCAGGTGACGATGGTGGTCGAGGGGAAAAAATACACCTTGCCGGTTTCGGTCTTCATCGAAGAAGACTTTACAAATATCGATCCGGCGACAGCCCCTCGGATTGAAGCGGACAAACGATATCATAACTTCGGGCATACTCCTGCCGCTCAAGTGGTTTCCTGTACTTATCAGATAAAAAATACCGGCCAAACTCCTTTGACGATTCATCGTATATATTCCAACGATGAGCGGGTAACTGTCGAAATGACCCGGAAGGAACTGAAACCGGGAGAAGCGGCTGCTTTGAAGGTGAATACGAAATCAGGAGCCGATGCCGGGAAGGTGACTTGTTTAATCAGTGTGATTAGTAATGCACCTGCCAATCCTGAGTTGACTTTACGTTTTTACGGAAATATCGATTGA
- the pssA gene encoding CDP-diacylglycerol--serine O-phosphatidyltransferase — MRKQIPNLITCMNVISGTLAIFLAMYGLLTAAAILILVGMVFDFFDGMTARLLHVKSEIGKELDSLADMVSFGVAPAILAYFLIVRELPGGDFLHFATWTLGQQITAVMPVVIAPFSAYRLAKFNLDVRQATSFIGMPTPANALFWVCLVFGSYYTPELYMTLFGKPGVLASSALILSILLISELPMFSLKISGFGWRENKIRYCYFICLIISAGIWGKGILIFIIPLYILFSVVEALIKITTSNR, encoded by the coding sequence ATGAGAAAACAAATCCCCAACCTGATCACTTGTATGAATGTTATTTCCGGTACGCTGGCTATCTTTCTGGCTATGTACGGACTGTTGACCGCTGCTGCTATCCTGATCCTGGTGGGGATGGTTTTCGATTTTTTCGACGGGATGACCGCCCGTCTGTTGCATGTCAAGTCGGAGATAGGGAAAGAACTCGATTCGCTGGCCGATATGGTCAGTTTCGGGGTTGCTCCTGCTATTCTGGCGTATTTTCTGATCGTTAGAGAATTACCGGGAGGTGATTTCCTGCATTTTGCCACCTGGACGCTGGGGCAGCAGATTACAGCTGTCATGCCGGTCGTGATCGCTCCTTTCTCGGCTTACCGCTTGGCTAAATTTAATCTCGATGTACGTCAGGCCACTTCGTTTATCGGTATGCCTACGCCTGCTAATGCATTGTTTTGGGTATGCCTGGTTTTCGGAAGTTATTATACTCCGGAACTCTATATGACCTTGTTCGGAAAGCCGGGGGTATTGGCAAGCAGTGCCCTTATCCTGTCTATTCTTTTGATCAGTGAATTACCGATGTTTTCGTTGAAGATTTCGGGATTCGGCTGGCGGGAGAATAAGATTCGTTATTGCTATTTTATATGTTTGATTATATCGGCAGGTATTTGGGGAAAGGGGATTCTCATTTTTATCATCCCCCTATATATCCTTTTTTCTGTCGTAGAGGCTTTGATAAAAATTACCACTTCAAATCGTTGA
- a CDS encoding HU domain-containing protein, whose product MHKFIEYISDLLFLHDCVIIPDFGGFICNYKSAYIDDESGLICPPSKDILFNRNLTHNDGLLVSWIAGKENISYEKATSQLMLFCEDLKIRLNQRQRIAFGDIGVFFTDRRFNIIFEPGKHNFFAETLGMEPLPVAKVGLSDKIKPAVSGTSRSTQTPDIPKYINLESSGNILHRLLKYALGATAIAGIVIITQLDFFHTASDPNRDVNSSGVQPVIPAIQSSASGKITCNKVISPSQDYVDYDPVNDLKW is encoded by the coding sequence ATGCATAAATTTATTGAATACATATCCGATTTGCTATTTTTACACGATTGCGTAATCATTCCGGACTTCGGGGGATTTATCTGCAACTATAAAAGTGCTTATATCGACGACGAGAGTGGTTTGATTTGCCCACCCTCTAAGGATATTTTATTCAACCGTAACCTGACCCACAATGACGGATTGTTGGTCAGTTGGATTGCCGGCAAAGAAAATATCAGCTATGAGAAGGCCACTTCCCAGCTGATGCTTTTCTGCGAAGACCTGAAAATTCGGCTAAACCAACGACAACGGATCGCTTTCGGAGACATCGGTGTATTTTTTACAGACCGCCGTTTTAATATCATTTTCGAACCCGGAAAACATAATTTTTTTGCAGAAACCTTAGGAATGGAGCCACTTCCAGTGGCGAAGGTCGGTTTATCCGATAAAATAAAACCCGCCGTATCGGGTACCAGCAGGTCAACCCAAACCCCGGATATTCCCAAATATATCAATTTAGAATCTTCCGGTAATATTCTGCACCGTCTTTTGAAATATGCTCTAGGAGCGACAGCTATCGCAGGTATCGTCATCATTACCCAACTGGATTTCTTCCACACGGCTTCCGATCCGAACCGGGATGTGAATAGTTCCGGCGTACAACCGGTCATTCCTGCTATTCAGTCATCTGCATCCGGAAAAATCACTTGTAACAAAGTAATTTCCCCTTCGCAAGACTACGTCGACTACGATCCGGTCAACGATTTGAAGTGGTAA